In Halobacillus amylolyticus, the following proteins share a genomic window:
- a CDS encoding S1C family serine protease has translation MLDEENKQSRKHYKRSGLAYGVLGAIIAVFFITTVFQWKGISINFNTSKPTAQADELKLGETQEAVTQAVNETAQTVVGVSNIKEGPRGLQKAGTGSGVIYKKDGNQAYIVTNHHVVENASQLEVILSDGTKVEAELKGSDPLTDLAVLQIDSEHVEEVAELGSAEDVEVGQTAIAIGNPLGMEFAGSVTKGIVSGLNRNIPVDINGDRQPDWQTEVIQTDAAINPGNSGGALVNLQGEVIGINSMKIAKEKVEGIGFAIPMDVAKPVIKDLENHGSVERPYMGVSLQDVSQVPGSILERKLNLPSAVKQGVIVAGVAQGTPAADANLQKYDVITKIDDKKVTSLMSLRHYLYTEAKAGEQVELTVYRNGEPMKVSLELSSQ, from the coding sequence ATGTTAGACGAGGAGAACAAACAGTCCAGAAAGCATTACAAACGTTCCGGTTTAGCTTATGGGGTATTAGGAGCTATTATAGCTGTGTTTTTTATAACAACTGTATTTCAATGGAAGGGGATCTCGATCAATTTCAATACGAGTAAACCGACCGCCCAGGCCGACGAGTTAAAACTTGGTGAAACTCAAGAGGCTGTCACACAAGCTGTAAATGAAACGGCACAGACTGTAGTAGGTGTCAGTAACATTAAGGAAGGTCCACGTGGGTTACAAAAAGCCGGCACAGGATCTGGGGTCATTTATAAAAAAGACGGTAATCAAGCTTACATCGTGACAAACCACCACGTTGTTGAAAATGCTTCACAACTTGAAGTGATTTTAAGTGATGGTACGAAAGTGGAAGCCGAATTGAAAGGCAGTGACCCATTAACAGATCTAGCCGTTTTACAAATAGATAGCGAACATGTCGAAGAAGTTGCTGAGCTAGGGTCAGCTGAAGACGTAGAGGTTGGCCAAACTGCCATAGCCATCGGCAACCCACTGGGCATGGAGTTCGCTGGATCAGTCACCAAGGGAATTGTCAGTGGTCTTAACCGTAATATCCCTGTTGATATAAACGGAGACCGCCAGCCAGACTGGCAAACCGAAGTGATTCAGACAGATGCTGCTATTAACCCAGGAAATAGCGGCGGAGCACTGGTTAACCTTCAAGGTGAAGTCATAGGGATTAATTCTATGAAAATTGCCAAAGAAAAAGTGGAAGGTATCGGGTTCGCGATTCCTATGGATGTAGCTAAGCCAGTAATTAAAGATCTAGAAAACCATGGAAGCGTAGAACGACCTTATATGGGTGTATCCTTACAAGATGTTAGCCAAGTTCCAGGATCTATTCTTGAAAGGAAATTAAACCTGCCTAGCGCCGTTAAACAAGGCGTTATCGTTGCCGGAGTGGCACAAGGAACACCTGCTGCCGATGCTAATCTACAAAAGTATGATGTGATTACAAAAATTGACGACAAGAAAGTAACATCGCTCATGAGTCTACGCCATTATTTATATACAGAAGCGAAAGCTGGCGAACAAGTAGAACTCACAGTTTATCGAAATGGTGAACCAATGAAAGTTTCACTCGAACTTTCCTCCCAGTAA
- a CDS encoding response regulator transcription factor yields the protein MDQTIGLVEDDANISDIVIGYLSKEGYKVNAMETAEAAWELFEQDPPDLWVLDLMLPGMDGYEFCKKVRQTSEVPIVIISAKDEELDKILGLELGGDDYLTKPFSPRELVARVKRHLKRWEVMKPENTPPSDHIKAGRLTLNIAERSAYFREREVEVTTKEFELLRILAEQDNRAFSREELLVQVWGDDYFGSDRAVDDLVKRLRKKMHDLPLETVWGHGYRLRVNRGKS from the coding sequence ATGGACCAAACGATTGGTTTAGTCGAAGATGACGCGAATATTAGTGACATCGTAATAGGTTATTTAAGTAAGGAAGGATATAAAGTAAACGCTATGGAAACGGCGGAAGCAGCCTGGGAATTATTTGAGCAGGATCCTCCAGATTTATGGGTGCTTGACCTCATGCTTCCAGGTATGGATGGGTATGAATTTTGTAAGAAGGTTCGGCAAACGTCTGAAGTACCTATCGTGATCATTTCAGCAAAAGACGAGGAGCTTGACAAGATTTTAGGCCTTGAACTAGGGGGCGATGATTATTTAACAAAACCTTTCAGTCCGAGGGAACTTGTGGCTCGTGTGAAACGCCATTTAAAACGGTGGGAGGTTATGAAACCTGAAAATACACCCCCGTCTGATCATATAAAAGCAGGCAGACTTACTTTAAATATTGCAGAGAGAAGTGCCTACTTTCGGGAACGAGAAGTTGAGGTGACGACAAAGGAGTTCGAACTGTTAAGGATACTGGCTGAGCAAGACAATCGTGCCTTTAGCAGGGAGGAATTGCTCGTTCAAGTTTGGGGCGATGATTACTTTGGCAGTGACCGAGCTGTAGATGATTTAGTGAAGAGGCTGCGCAAGAAAATGCATGACCTGCCGCTTGAAACCGTTTGGGGACATGGCTACAGGCTGCGGGTGAACCGAGGGAAATCATGA